From one Gadus morhua chromosome 8, gadMor3.0, whole genome shotgun sequence genomic stretch:
- the ubxn7 gene encoding UBX domain-containing protein 7 — protein sequence MAALGDSSAPGVNGLIQQFTAITGATESIGKHMLEACNNNLEMAVTMFLDGGGIAEEPSTSSGSAAASSSRAPPEDEVRAPIPQKQDILVEPEPLFGVPKRRRPARSIFDGFRDFQTETIRQEQELRNGSTVDKKLSTLADLFRPPIELMHKGSFETAKDCGQLENKWLMINIQNVQDFACQCLNRDVWSNEAVRTIIREHFIFWQVYHDSEEGQRYIQFYKLNKFPYISILDPRTGQKMVEWNELDVASFLEQVTGFLAEHGQLDGPSCNAPPAKRARSESLIDASEDSQLEAAIRASLQETHYESSVLDVPHSPQSEAEEDSEAEPFSDSEGLISIDGSDNDVPEPPVQQMPASSSSSSSTTSSSRRPAAAAAAPPTSSSSSSSSSSAASTPQPLGSNSAPACHRKSLHKEHSHRKEESKKNHLERPAEAALAARTNSEPAPPGENHCSTAAQSTTPSGAARPSESDGPDADDGPKARLMLRYPDGQREQIALSSKAKLMALVRHVQSKGYPNERFELVTNFPRRKLAHLDYDMTLQDAGLCPQETVFVQERN from the exons ATGGCGGCGCTCGGAGATTCATCAGCTCCGGGGGTGAATGGGTTAATACAACAATTCACAGCAATCAcag GAGCTACAGAGAGTATAGGAAAACATATGCTGGAAGCATGCAACAACAACCTAGAGATGGCCGTCACCATGTTCCTGGATGGAGGTGGCATCGCCGAGGAGCCCAGCACCAGTTCTGGATCTGCGGCGGCTTCGAGCAGCAGAGCTCCACCTGAAGA TGAAGTACGTGCGCCGATTCCCCAAAAGCAAGACATATTGGTGGAGCCGGAGCCACTGTTCGGAG TGCCAAAACGTAGACGTCCTGCACGCTCCATCTTCGATGGCTTTCGGGACTTTCAAACGGAAACAA TCCGACAGGAACAGGAGCTGAGGAACGGCAGCACGGTGGACAAGAAGCTGAGCACCCTGGCAGACCTTTTCCGCCCCCCCATCGAGCTCATGCATAAAGGAAGCTTTGAAACG GCGAAAGACTGCGGGCAGCTGGAGAACAAGTGGCTGATGATCAACATCCAGAACGTGCAGGACTTCGCCTGCCAGTGTCTGAACCGGGACGTGTGGAGCAACGAGGCCGTGCGGACCATCATCAGAGAGCACTTCATCTTCTGGCAG GTGTATCATGACAGTGAAGAGGGCCAGAGGTACATCCAGTTCTACAAGCTAAACAAGTTTCCCTATATTTCGATCCTCGACCCTCGGACAG GTCAGAAGATGGTGGAGTGGAACGAGTTGGACGTGGCGTCGTTCCTGGAGCAGGTCACGGGCTTCCTGGCCGAGCACGGCCAGCTCGACGGGCCGTCGTGCAACGCTCCGCCCGCCAAACGAGCGCGCTCC GAGAGTCTGATCGACGCCAGTGAGGACAGCCAGCTGGAGGCGGCCATCCGGGCGTCCCTGCAGGAGACCCACTACGAGTCCTCCGTCCTGGAcgtcccccactccccccagtcggaggcggaggaggactCGGAGGCGGAGCCCTTCTCCGACAGCGAGGGCCTCATCTCCATCGACGGCTCCGACAACGACGTGCCCGAGCCCCCCGTGCAGCAGATGCCcgcgtcgtcgtcgtcgtcatcgtcgaCGACCTCGTCGAGCCGacggcccgccgccgccgccgccgcccctcccacctcctcctcttcctcctcttcctcctcatccgcCGCCTCCACCCCGCAACCGCTCGGTTCCAACAGCGCCCCCGCCTGCCACAGGAAGTCCCTGCACAAAGAGCACAGccacaggaaggaggagagCAAAAAGAACCACCTGGAGCGGCCAGCGGAGGCGGCGCTGGCGGCCCGCACTAACTCTGAGCCGGCGCCGCCGGGGGAGAACCACTGTTCCACGGCGGCCCAGAGCACCACGCCGTCAGGCGCCGCCAGGCCCTCGGAGTCGGACGGACCCGACGCCGATGACG GTCCGAAGGCCAGGTTGATGCTTCGCTACCCGGATGGTCAGAGAGAGCAGATTGCACTGTCTTCCAAAGCCAAATTGATG GCCCTGGTCAGACACGTCCAGTCTAAAGGTTATCCCAATGAACGCTTTGAGCTCGTCACCAACTTCCCCAGAAGGAAACTCGCACACTTGGACTACGACATGACCCTGCAGGACGCTGGGCTTTGTCCACAGGAAACTGTGTTTGTGCAGGAGAGGAACTAG